One part of the Sporocytophaga myxococcoides DSM 11118 genome encodes these proteins:
- the prmC gene encoding peptide chain release factor N(5)-glutamine methyltransferase, with protein sequence MQLLPSDLLKKIATAITVYDKSEAESIAYILMEHFWNISRSDALLNQRAAEVNEEELSSLIKRINTAEPVQYITGETWFYDRKFKVNKHVLIPRFETEELVHLIINEYKEKQNLRLLDACTGSGCIAISLGAELNNSQAFAVDISNEALQTAWSNAELNNAPVTFIQNNLLEPDLGKLPDNLDIFVSNPPYVKESEKKLMHSNVLDYEPHLALFVEDENPLIFYKALTKLATNLLKPGGKIYFEINEQLGKETAEVLRSFDFQNIRVIKDLNGKDRIVAGEKNN encoded by the coding sequence GTGCAACTACTCCCGTCCGATCTCCTTAAAAAAATAGCTACAGCCATTACTGTCTATGATAAAAGCGAAGCAGAAAGTATAGCTTACATTCTTATGGAGCATTTCTGGAATATCAGTAGGAGTGATGCATTGCTGAATCAAAGGGCAGCTGAAGTCAATGAAGAAGAATTGTCTTCATTAATCAAAAGAATAAACACTGCAGAACCTGTCCAGTATATCACAGGCGAGACCTGGTTTTACGATAGAAAATTTAAAGTCAATAAACATGTATTGATTCCAAGGTTTGAAACAGAAGAACTCGTTCATCTCATCATTAACGAATATAAGGAGAAACAGAACCTTCGTCTATTAGACGCCTGCACAGGCAGTGGGTGCATAGCTATCAGTCTCGGTGCTGAGCTAAATAACTCACAAGCATTTGCAGTTGATATCAGCAATGAAGCGTTGCAAACAGCTTGGTCAAATGCCGAATTAAATAATGCCCCAGTTACTTTTATCCAGAACAATCTTCTTGAACCAGATTTAGGTAAGCTTCCGGATAATCTGGATATTTTTGTCAGTAATCCACCTTATGTAAAAGAAAGCGAAAAAAAACTCATGCACTCCAATGTGCTTGATTATGAGCCTCACCTTGCCCTTTTTGTCGAAGATGAAAATCCTCTGATATTTTACAAAGCCCTGACTAAGCTTGCCACTAACCTCTTAAAACCAGGCGGGAAAATCTATTTTGAGATCAATGAACAACTCGGAAAAGAAACAGCCGAAGTGTTAAGAAGTTTTGATTTTCAGAATATTCGGGTCATTAAAGATCTGAATGGGAAAGACCGGATCGTTGCCGGAGAAAAAAATAATTGA
- the thiC gene encoding phosphomethylpyrimidine synthase ThiC — translation MRKDKIPSAESITRDPYTGSRKIYVKGTFHDIKVAMREISLTDTVFKFNNNKTEKNPAVTVYDTSGPYTDPEVEINVKKGLPRLREEWILQRGDVEELSEISSEYGKQRFYNTELDHLRFEHIKKPLKAKKGQNVSQLHYAKKGIVTPEMEYIAIRENQRIQEIQNPGCQHAGHSFGANTPKGFITPEFVRDEITAGRAIIPNNINHPESEPMIIGRNFLVKINANIGNSAVTSSIEEEVEKAVWACRWGADTIMDLSTGKNIHETREWIIRNSPVPIGTVPIYQALEKVNGKAEDLTWEIFRDTLIEQAEQGVDYFTIHAGVLLRYVPLTAKRVTGIVSRGGSIMAKWCLAHHKENFLYTHFEEICEIMKAYDVAFSLGDGLRPGSIADANDAAQFGELETLGELTKIAWKHDVQVMIEGPGHVPMHLIKENMDKQLRECHEAPFYTLGPLTTDIAPGYDHITSAIGAAMIGWFGCAMLCYVTPKEHLGLPNKKDVKDGVITYKIAAHAADLAKGHPGAQYRDNALSKARFEFRWEDQFNLSLDPDTAREYHDETLPAEGAKVAHFCSMCGPNFCSMKITQDVRDFAEKQGLSEQEALEAGMKEKSSEFTKTGGEIYI, via the coding sequence ATGAGAAAAGACAAAATTCCATCAGCAGAAAGCATCACAAGAGATCCATATACAGGATCGCGTAAAATCTATGTGAAAGGTACTTTCCATGATATAAAGGTGGCAATGAGAGAGATCTCTCTGACTGATACTGTTTTTAAATTCAATAACAATAAAACAGAGAAAAACCCTGCGGTTACAGTCTATGACACCAGTGGTCCATATACAGATCCAGAAGTTGAGATCAATGTAAAAAAGGGACTTCCAAGACTTCGTGAAGAGTGGATATTGCAAAGAGGTGACGTGGAAGAGCTTTCGGAAATCTCTTCGGAATATGGAAAACAAAGGTTTTATAACACTGAGCTTGATCATCTCCGTTTTGAACATATTAAGAAACCACTAAAGGCTAAGAAAGGACAGAATGTAAGCCAACTGCACTATGCTAAAAAAGGTATAGTTACACCAGAAATGGAATACATTGCAATCCGTGAGAATCAAAGAATACAGGAGATTCAGAATCCTGGCTGTCAGCATGCAGGTCATAGTTTCGGTGCAAATACTCCTAAAGGTTTTATCACACCGGAGTTCGTAAGAGATGAGATTACTGCGGGAAGAGCTATTATACCAAACAATATAAACCACCCTGAAAGTGAACCGATGATCATCGGAAGAAACTTCCTGGTAAAAATCAATGCAAACATCGGTAACTCTGCCGTTACTTCAAGTATAGAAGAAGAAGTAGAGAAGGCTGTATGGGCTTGCAGATGGGGAGCAGATACTATCATGGACCTTTCTACAGGAAAGAACATCCATGAAACAAGAGAGTGGATCATCAGAAACTCTCCGGTACCTATCGGAACTGTACCAATCTACCAGGCGCTTGAAAAAGTAAACGGTAAAGCCGAAGACCTTACATGGGAAATCTTCAGGGACACATTGATCGAGCAAGCTGAACAGGGAGTGGATTACTTCACTATTCATGCCGGTGTACTTTTAAGATATGTACCGCTTACTGCGAAAAGGGTAACAGGTATCGTGTCAAGAGGTGGTTCTATCATGGCTAAATGGTGCCTTGCACATCACAAAGAAAACTTTTTATATACGCACTTCGAAGAGATTTGCGAAATCATGAAAGCTTATGATGTTGCATTCTCTCTTGGTGATGGCTTACGTCCTGGCTCTATTGCTGATGCCAACGATGCTGCTCAGTTCGGAGAGCTTGAAACTCTTGGCGAATTGACCAAGATCGCATGGAAGCATGATGTACAGGTAATGATCGAAGGTCCTGGTCACGTGCCAATGCACCTTATCAAAGAAAACATGGATAAGCAGTTGAGAGAGTGTCATGAAGCACCTTTCTACACGCTAGGGCCATTGACTACAGACATTGCTCCAGGTTATGACCATATCACTTCAGCAATAGGTGCTGCAATGATAGGATGGTTTGGTTGTGCAATGCTTTGTTATGTAACTCCTAAAGAACACCTCGGTCTTCCAAACAAGAAAGACGTAAAAGATGGTGTAATTACTTATAAAATTGCAGCCCACGCTGCCGATCTTGCCAAAGGACATCCGGGAGCTCAATATCGTGACAATGCATTGAGCAAAGCGAGATTTGAATTCAGATGGGAAGATCAGTTCAACCTTTCCCTTGATCCGGATACAGCGAGAGAATATCATGACGAGACATTGCCTGCTGAAGGAGCTAAAGTTGCACACTTCTGCTCTATGTGCGGACCGAACTTCTGCTCTATGAAAATTACTCAGGATGTTCGTGATTTTGCAGAGAAACAAGGATTGTCAGAACAGGAAGCTCTTGAGGCTGGAATGAAAGAGAAATCTTCTGAGTTTACGAAGACTGGGGGCGAAATCTATATATAG
- the thiH gene encoding 2-iminoacetate synthase ThiH: MNSFLNVFEQNSWEEVKASIYSKTEADVRIALNKKKRDLEDFKALISPSAAPFLEEMAKLSRELTLKRFGNTIQMFVPMYLSNECQNICTYCGFSLDNPMRRTTLTEKQIEKEIEVVKSYGYDHILLVTGEANKTVGVDYFEKAIKQIRPHFANISMEVQPLDQDEYEKLLPLGIHGVLVYQETYHEDNYKFHHPKGKKSNFEYRLDTPDRLGRAGVHKIGLGVLIGLEDWRTDSFFNALHLDYLEKTYWKTKYSVSFPRLRPYADKEPKVDMSDRELVQLICAYRIFNEELELTISTRESEKFRNNIIKLGITTVSAGSKTDPGGYASNTDALEQFEISDERTPQEVASMIKGQGYEVVWKDWDQGL; this comes from the coding sequence ATGAACAGCTTCCTCAACGTTTTCGAACAAAATTCATGGGAAGAAGTGAAGGCAAGCATCTATTCCAAAACAGAAGCAGATGTGCGCATTGCTTTGAATAAAAAGAAACGTGATCTTGAAGATTTTAAAGCTTTAATATCTCCTTCTGCTGCCCCTTTTCTAGAAGAGATGGCTAAGCTTAGCAGAGAACTGACGCTGAAAAGATTCGGAAATACGATTCAGATGTTCGTGCCGATGTACCTTTCAAACGAATGTCAGAACATCTGCACTTATTGCGGCTTCAGCCTCGACAATCCGATGAGGAGGACAACCCTTACGGAGAAACAGATAGAGAAAGAGATTGAGGTAGTCAAATCGTATGGATATGACCATATTCTGCTGGTAACAGGAGAGGCAAACAAAACGGTAGGTGTTGACTATTTTGAAAAAGCTATTAAGCAAATCAGACCTCATTTTGCCAATATCTCTATGGAGGTGCAGCCTCTGGATCAGGATGAGTATGAGAAGCTGCTTCCTCTTGGTATTCATGGTGTTCTTGTGTATCAGGAAACTTATCACGAGGATAACTATAAATTCCATCACCCTAAAGGAAAAAAATCCAACTTCGAATACAGGCTTGATACTCCTGATAGATTAGGAAGAGCGGGGGTACATAAAATCGGACTAGGTGTATTGATCGGTCTTGAAGACTGGAGAACAGACTCTTTCTTCAACGCACTTCATCTCGACTACCTTGAAAAGACTTACTGGAAAACAAAGTACAGTGTTTCTTTTCCTCGCCTTCGTCCGTATGCAGACAAAGAGCCTAAGGTAGATATGTCAGACAGAGAGCTTGTGCAACTGATCTGTGCGTATAGAATTTTTAATGAAGAATTGGAGCTGACTATATCAACCCGAGAAAGCGAGAAATTCAGAAATAACATTATTAAGCTTGGTATCACCACAGTGAGCGCTGGTTCCAAGACGGATCCGGGAGGATATGCTTCAAATACAGATGCGTTAGAGCAATTCGAAATTTCGGATGAACGAACACCTCAGGAAGTAGCTTCGATGATTAAAGGGCAAGGGTACGAGGTGGTCTGGAAAGATTGGGATCAGGGTCTTTAA
- a CDS encoding thiazole synthase: MKPLVIAGKKFNSRLFTGTGKFSSGKLMQDALLASGSELVTVALKRIDLKNQEDEILPYLNHSQFNLLPNTSGVRNAKEAIFAAQLAREALETNWLKLEIHPDPKYLLPDPIETLKAAEELVKQGFIVLPYVNADPVLCKRLEEVGTAAVMPLGSPIGSNSGLQTKAMLEIIIEQSKVPVVIDAGIGAPSHAAEALEMGADAVLINTAMAVSADPVKISIAFKMAVEAGRMAFEAKMGKSVKEAVASSPLTAFLDEL, translated from the coding sequence ATGAAACCACTGGTAATTGCAGGCAAAAAATTCAATTCAAGGCTTTTTACAGGAACAGGAAAGTTTTCTTCTGGGAAACTGATGCAGGATGCATTACTGGCATCGGGCTCTGAACTTGTAACAGTTGCATTAAAGCGTATTGATCTTAAAAATCAGGAAGATGAAATTCTTCCATACCTGAATCATAGTCAGTTTAATTTGTTGCCTAATACTTCTGGAGTAAGAAATGCTAAAGAAGCCATCTTTGCGGCACAGCTTGCAAGAGAAGCTCTGGAAACAAACTGGCTCAAGCTTGAGATACATCCTGATCCTAAATACCTTCTCCCAGATCCTATAGAAACCTTAAAGGCTGCTGAAGAGCTGGTAAAACAAGGATTTATTGTATTACCTTATGTCAATGCCGATCCTGTTCTTTGCAAGAGATTGGAAGAAGTTGGTACAGCTGCTGTAATGCCTTTAGGTTCTCCTATCGGTTCTAACAGTGGTTTGCAGACAAAAGCTATGCTTGAGATCATCATTGAACAAAGCAAAGTTCCGGTAGTAATTGATGCCGGTATAGGTGCTCCGAGCCACGCGGCGGAAGCTCTTGAGATGGGAGCCGATGCTGTTCTTATCAATACAGCTATGGCAGTCTCTGCTGATCCTGTGAAAATTTCAATTGCTTTCAAAATGGCTGTTGAAGCAGGAAGAATGGCATTCGAAGCAAAGATGGGCAAATCAGTTAAAGAAGCAGTGGCAAGCAGCCCGCTTACGGCATTTCTTGACGAACTATAA
- a CDS encoding hydroxymethylpyrimidine/phosphomethylpyrimidine kinase encodes MNRIRTKVLSIAGFDPSAGAGVLADIKTFETHKVYGLGVVSSLTVQNEKEFLSNQWIPIDHIIQQINVLLKEYKVEFVKIGLIESYDVLLNLTEVLKGHNPKIKIVWDPVIKASAGFTFHEDQSQEKISEVCSALYMITPNWQEIQFLVPGKDPMDAGKYLSGFCNVYLKGGHNSKDEARDYLFSTDGKVYPFKPKTIVPNPKHGSGCVLSSAITANLSKGYPLQKASLRAKDYVTKFLASNQTLLGNHKG; translated from the coding sequence ATGAACAGAATAAGAACAAAAGTTCTTTCCATTGCAGGATTTGATCCAAGCGCAGGAGCTGGAGTTCTTGCTGATATCAAAACTTTTGAAACACATAAAGTTTATGGCCTGGGCGTCGTATCTTCATTGACTGTTCAGAATGAAAAAGAATTTCTTTCCAACCAATGGATTCCGATTGACCATATAATTCAGCAGATAAATGTATTGTTGAAAGAATACAAAGTAGAGTTTGTGAAGATCGGATTGATAGAAAGCTATGATGTTCTTTTAAATCTTACTGAAGTATTAAAAGGTCACAATCCTAAGATAAAAATAGTTTGGGATCCTGTGATAAAAGCAAGCGCAGGCTTTACGTTTCATGAAGATCAGAGCCAGGAGAAGATAAGTGAAGTGTGTTCAGCTCTATATATGATCACACCTAATTGGCAGGAAATACAATTTCTTGTTCCTGGTAAGGATCCGATGGATGCAGGTAAATACCTTAGCGGTTTTTGCAATGTTTATCTGAAAGGTGGCCATAATAGTAAAGATGAAGCGAGGGATTATCTGTTTTCGACGGATGGAAAAGTTTATCCATTTAAACCGAAAACGATTGTTCCAAATCCCAAACATGGTTCTGGCTGCGTGCTTTCATCTGCTATTACAGCAAATCTCTCCAAAGGGTATCCTTTGCAGAAAGCAAGTCTCAGGGCTAAAGACTATGTCACGAAGTTTCTGGCAAGTAATCAGACTTTGCTGGGAAATCATAAAGGTTAA
- a CDS encoding thiamine phosphate synthase, with translation MQLIVITNEQPLKREHDLLHALFEEGLEVLHIRKPYYTLYELESYLEDINPSFYNRISVHRMPDIIERFPLRGYHFSYDAFKKDNRDLQLINKFRQSNRLVSCSCHSVEDLKTAKEITDYQFISPLFDSISKSGYKAGIDLNELSKFLREHNATTLGLGGIDEKTISSLKNTGLKGVVVLGMIWKQFAEDADIKKAVQRFTLLRETIAEGAQ, from the coding sequence ATGCAACTCATTGTCATAACGAATGAACAACCTTTAAAAAGAGAGCATGATTTACTTCATGCACTCTTTGAAGAAGGGCTGGAAGTTTTGCACATCAGAAAGCCTTATTATACTCTTTATGAACTGGAGTCTTATTTAGAAGATATCAATCCTTCTTTTTACAATAGAATCTCTGTTCATCGTATGCCCGATATTATAGAAAGATTTCCTTTGCGAGGTTATCATTTCAGTTACGACGCATTCAAAAAAGACAATAGAGATCTACAACTGATTAATAAATTCAGGCAAAGCAATCGTTTGGTAAGTTGCTCCTGTCATTCTGTAGAAGATCTTAAAACAGCTAAAGAGATAACCGATTATCAGTTTATCAGTCCACTGTTTGACAGTATTTCAAAGTCAGGATACAAAGCAGGTATCGACCTTAATGAGTTAAGTAAATTTCTTAGAGAACATAATGCGACTACACTTGGATTGGGCGGGATTGATGAAAAAACAATTTCCAGCCTGAAAAATACAGGATTGAAAGGAGTAGTTGTATTAGGTATGATCTGGAAGCAGTTTGCTGAAGATGCAGATATAAAAAAAGCAGTTCAAAGATTTACATTGCTTAGAGAAACCATAGCCGAAGGGGCTCAGTAG
- a CDS encoding thiamine phosphate synthase: MRISRLHYITQDNIPGFTHAQLAEEACKGGADWIQLRVKGKGTAEWRKIAEETLAVCKKYNAKLIINDNVRIAKEIGADGVHLGNDDMHPEEAREKLGDQFIIGGTANTFFHLESKCKFVNYIGLGPFRFTNTKEKLSPVLGAEGYKQILSSCKNAGIEIPIIAIGGIKEDDLDGIFQTGIYGVAIASIVNAAENKAAAMKNFIQHLEKVSLQ, translated from the coding sequence ATGCGGATATCAAGATTACATTATATAACACAAGATAATATTCCTGGCTTCACACATGCACAGCTTGCTGAAGAAGCATGTAAAGGCGGTGCTGACTGGATACAGTTAAGAGTAAAAGGTAAAGGGACAGCAGAGTGGAGAAAGATCGCAGAGGAGACACTAGCTGTTTGTAAAAAATACAATGCAAAACTCATTATCAACGATAATGTAAGAATTGCTAAGGAAATAGGAGCTGATGGCGTTCATTTAGGTAATGATGATATGCATCCTGAAGAAGCAAGGGAAAAACTGGGTGATCAGTTTATTATTGGTGGCACAGCAAATACTTTCTTTCATCTGGAATCCAAGTGTAAATTTGTTAATTACATTGGTCTTGGGCCTTTCCGTTTTACCAACACAAAGGAAAAGCTTAGTCCTGTGCTTGGTGCAGAGGGATATAAGCAAATTCTGAGTTCCTGCAAAAATGCAGGGATAGAGATTCCCATCATTGCTATAGGAGGAATTAAGGAAGATGATCTTGATGGGATATTTCAAACAGGTATTTATGGTGTTGCCATCGCTTCAATTGTCAATGCTGCTGAAAACAAAGCTGCAGCAATGAAAAATTTTATTCAGCATTTAGAAAAAGTGTCGCTTCAATAA
- a CDS encoding slipin family protein — MKSSNAVPTLIFFVMLIIGILLGYISFGMSPSFISVSLFSFILALVVSSSIKIANPWDKALVLHLGNFRRLKGPGMFFIVPIIETIPYWIDTRVIATSFNAEKTLTKDSVPVSVDAVLFWKVLDPVKASLEVADYHSAINWAAQTALRDVIGKTLLSEMLEGRDKISNVLQTIIDERTEPWGIRVNSVEVKDVLIPPGLEDAMSMQAQAERERQARVILGDSERQVAEKFGEAAKTYANDPVALHLRAMNMLYEGLKKNSTFVIVPSSAIDSMQLGAKEGVTGFSNGINNKNPKVQAQ; from the coding sequence ATGAAGTCATCAAACGCTGTTCCTACGCTAATTTTCTTTGTTATGCTTATTATAGGCATTTTATTGGGATATATTTCTTTCGGAATGTCGCCTTCATTTATTTCGGTCAGCTTATTTTCGTTTATACTTGCTTTAGTTGTTTCATCCTCCATAAAAATTGCAAATCCCTGGGATAAGGCTCTTGTACTTCATTTAGGTAATTTTCGCAGATTAAAAGGTCCCGGAATGTTCTTTATTGTACCAATCATTGAAACTATCCCTTACTGGATTGATACCAGAGTAATCGCAACTTCTTTTAATGCAGAGAAAACACTAACAAAAGATTCAGTGCCTGTTAGTGTTGACGCAGTTTTATTCTGGAAAGTCTTAGATCCAGTCAAAGCTTCCTTAGAAGTTGCAGACTATCATAGTGCGATCAATTGGGCAGCTCAAACTGCTCTGCGTGATGTTATTGGTAAAACCTTACTTTCTGAAATGCTTGAAGGAAGAGACAAAATCAGTAATGTTTTACAGACAATTATAGATGAACGCACAGAACCTTGGGGCATCAGAGTGAATTCCGTAGAGGTGAAAGATGTATTGATCCCTCCGGGATTGGAAGATGCCATGTCTATGCAGGCCCAGGCTGAAAGAGAAAGACAGGCCAGAGTTATCCTTGGAGATTCGGAAAGACAAGTGGCAGAAAAATTTGGAGAAGCAGCAAAAACTTATGCAAACGATCCTGTTGCGCTTCATTTAAGAGCGATGAATATGCTTTATGAAGGATTAAAGAAAAATTCCACTTTTGTTATTGTGCCAAGTTCTGCGATAGATTCTATGCAGTTAGGAGCAAAGGAAGGAGTAACAGGATTTTCAAATGGAATAAATAACAAGAATCCCAAAGTACAGGCCCAGTGA
- a CDS encoding M57 family metalloprotease, producing MIKKRITYIALMLCLTTGLFSCKKNEGDLSKSDQKKSQVPDDIIASLKSAGYNTRSVIKQDNGYIVEGDIFLTEADIANSSALRTSKTDQYRTTNIITGLPRVITVAVSSSLGSNFVQATDKAIARYNGITLGLTFQRVTSGANITINGFYNVSGILGYAGFPTASGNPYNLINLNTYQFGTGANIDYLATVIQHELGHTIGMRHTDYMDRSYSCGGAYDNEGASTEGAIQVPNTPSAVDPNSFMLACTNGGNRSFNSYDVFGLNALYPKNSDRRPVLSFYSPQGADHYFGMGGMTTNSYWNYENIQFYAHNSQLPGSIPIYVYYSPQGADHYYTTNGNMSLNNYWQNQGVAFYAYNYQAPGTIPIHVYYSAQGADHYYMTSKGLDGQSYWAYQGIAFYAFPK from the coding sequence ATGATAAAAAAACGAATCACCTATATAGCGTTAATGCTATGCTTAACAACAGGTTTGTTCTCTTGCAAAAAAAATGAAGGAGACCTTTCTAAATCTGATCAGAAAAAATCTCAAGTGCCGGATGATATCATTGCATCTTTAAAATCTGCTGGCTATAATACCCGCTCTGTTATAAAACAAGACAATGGCTACATCGTGGAAGGAGATATTTTTCTTACAGAAGCTGACATAGCTAATTCTTCTGCCCTTAGAACAAGCAAAACAGATCAATACCGCACAACAAATATCATTACAGGATTACCAAGAGTAATTACAGTAGCTGTTTCTTCGTCTCTGGGCTCCAACTTCGTTCAGGCAACAGACAAGGCAATTGCTAGATACAATGGAATAACATTGGGGCTTACATTTCAACGCGTAACAAGCGGGGCTAACATCACAATAAATGGTTTTTATAACGTATCTGGTATATTGGGATATGCGGGTTTTCCAACAGCATCAGGTAATCCATACAATCTGATAAATCTGAATACTTATCAGTTTGGAACCGGGGCCAACATAGACTATCTAGCTACCGTTATCCAGCATGAACTTGGTCACACTATCGGAATGAGACACACAGACTATATGGACAGAAGCTATAGCTGTGGTGGTGCATATGACAACGAAGGGGCGTCGACTGAAGGTGCGATTCAAGTTCCAAACACTCCTTCTGCTGTGGATCCCAATTCTTTCATGTTAGCCTGCACAAATGGAGGAAACAGGTCATTTAATTCTTATGATGTTTTTGGACTTAATGCACTTTATCCGAAAAACTCAGACAGACGTCCTGTATTATCGTTTTATAGTCCTCAGGGCGCTGACCATTATTTCGGCATGGGAGGTATGACCACAAACAGCTATTGGAATTATGAAAATATTCAATTTTACGCACACAACTCCCAACTACCTGGTTCCATTCCGATTTACGTTTATTACAGTCCTCAAGGAGCTGACCATTATTACACCACTAATGGAAATATGAGTCTCAATAACTACTGGCAAAATCAAGGTGTGGCTTTTTATGCATATAATTACCAGGCTCCGGGCACTATACCAATTCATGTTTATTATAGCGCACAGGGAGCTGATCATTATTATATGACCTCAAAAGGGCTTGATGGACAAAGCTATTGGGCATACCAAGGAATAGCATTTTATGCATTCCCAAAGTAA
- the thiS gene encoding sulfur carrier protein ThiS yields the protein MEVIVNNERTPITSDKLSSLLDQLNIKESKGVAVAINDRVLPKKHWATQTLKDQDKVTIIRATQGG from the coding sequence ATGGAAGTGATTGTCAACAACGAAAGAACACCAATAACATCAGACAAGCTTAGCTCCTTACTGGACCAGCTCAATATTAAGGAGTCCAAAGGTGTGGCTGTAGCCATCAATGACAGGGTTTTGCCTAAAAAACACTGGGCAACTCAAACCCTCAAAGATCAAGACAAAGTAACAATCATCAGAGCCACGCAAGGAGGCTGA